The Thermasporomyces composti region GGCGCTGATCTCGTCCTGGATGACCAGCTGTTGGCGCCGGTCGAACAGGCGAGCTCCGCGGCGCCAGGAACTGAGCTCCGGGTGCGCCTCGGTCAGGTCCGCGATCGCGAAAGCCGCCGTGGGTCCGGAGGCCCGTTCCGTGATCCGGCCGGCCGCGGTGACCTGCTGGTCGTCGCCGCTCTTGGGCGCGGCGACGAGGGTGTTCTGGCCCTCCGCGCGCTTGCGGTAGTAGGTCCAGCGTTCCCCGCCCGGGTTGCCGTTGAAGTAGCCGGGCATGTTGTAGTCGTCGCTGCCCAGCTCGACGGCCCATCGAATGCCCAGCGCGTCGAAGACGAACGTGCCGAGGTCGAGGTCGCCGTGGTTCGTCCAGTTCTCCCCACCCTTGAAGCCGACGAAAGACGCGGTGGGCGTCTCCCAGCCGCCGCGCATCGTGGCGACCTCGCAGCGACCGAAGTAGCAGTCCAACGGCAGACCGGCCTCCAGCGGCGATGCGAGGGCGCCAGGCTGGTACCACAGGAGCGCGAGCGGGCTCTGGAACCAGCTGATCGGGTTCTTGGTCATGCCCTGCGCGCCCCACCAGGCGAAGACCGGGTTGTCGTACGTCGACGCGAGCCAGAACATCTCCGGTGGCTGCGGTGAGCCGGCGCCCGCGTCGTAGTAGTTGAAGTTCTCACCGCTGGGACCGGTGAGGTGGATGGGGAACAGGCCGGTGGTGGCCAGACCCGGCGAGTCCGCCAGGCCGTCGTCGCTGCCGGTCGCGCTCTGCAGCGCCGCCACATACGCGACGAGGTACTTGGTCGCGTACCCCCAGTACGACCCCAGACCTTCCGGGTAACCGCCGTCGGGTGCGTACTCGGCGATCGCCAAGGGAATGAGGCTCCGGGCACGTTCGAGAACGAACTGGCACAGCTCCGGCTCCTCGTCCGCGAGTGCGAGAGCGCCGATCGACAGGCCGCCGTTGCAGACGATGTTCCAGTTGTTGGTCGTGTTCGACCACCAGGCCCCAGAACGGTAACCGTCGGCGCCCGGGTTCAGGCCCATCTCGACGAGCGCCGTCCGCAGCACCGCGCGTTGCTCCGGTGTCCAGGTGTGGAACAGCCAGTCGTAGCCGATGGCGACGGCGTGCGTCATTTCCGCGGTGTCGAGGAAGTGGCGATGGCTGTTCCAGTCAGGGAACTCCGCGACCGCCTTCAGCTCCGCCCACAGCCGCTCGGCGTAGACGGCGTCGTCTTCGATGGCGTGGGCGAGCGCGAGCGAGTAGGTGCGACGGAGGACTTCCCGGCTGGTGCTCAACAGCCGCAGACCGTCGGGGATGACGTACTCCGACACCGGCAGGTCCAGGATGGTGTCGGCGTCGCTCTTCACCTTGGCGTACCACGAGGCCGCGAGCTCGTCGCCGGCGATGAGGGTGCGCAGGTGGTCGAAGCTCCGCAGCAGCAGCCGTGGGTGCTCGGTGATGACCGACGACAGGTGCCCGGTGCTGGACAGGGCGAACGCTGGTGCTCTCGAGAGCACCACGCCGGCCGCGGTCGCGAGCGCGGTGGCGATGGATCCCTTGACGAACGTACGTCGGTGCATGGGTTCTCCCGGAGGGTGCGTGGATGGATCGACGCCGCGGTCGCCCGGGCTGGCGCCGCGGATCGCGCGGACTCAGGTGTGACGGTCGGTCACGCCTTCGGTGTGGTCCGGATCGATCGCGTCGGTGGGAACCGTCAGCGCTCGAGGTCGGTGTGGGAACCCGAGTTCCGATGCATGCCCGCTGGCTCTGCTCGGGTCGGGGCGACCCCTCACACGTGTGGCCACGGGACGGCCCTCCTGACTGACGAGGACGAAGCGGGAAGGCGCTTTCCGTCCGGAAGACCTCCACGCTTGGTGACGTGGGAGCGTCAGGGTGAGGACCACCCTGACATCGAAGTGAGTCAGCGCTTCGGCGGCTCGTGGACGAAAGGTAGTGAGAAAGGCCCCCGGTGCCAACGTCTTCCCGCGGTTGTGACCTAAGTCGGCACGACGACGCGGAGCCGACGATGCGTGAACAGGACGCGTGAACCAGCGACTCGGGAACCGGGACGAGGTGAACACGAAAGCGGGGCGGCCGTGCCGCCCCGCTCCGCTCCAAAGGTAGGTCAGGTGAGGGACTGGTAGTCACGAGGGAGCCACGCGAGCATGCCCTCGATACGCACCATTCCCGACTGCTCCAGCAAGGTCACCGGACGCTCACCCTCGAAGCGGTACAGCCCGGTGGCGTGGTCGCGATACCGGCGGTAGGCCTCGTCGGCGTACCACGTCATGGCCTTCCGGTACGCGGGGTCGGGTCGGTAGACCGATAGCTGGAGGAGGTTGGCGAAGAAGATGGCGTGGAATCGCGCAGGTTGGTCGAAGTAGCGCTCGTTCTCGGCGTAGAAGGCGAGCGCCTTCGTCGCCGTGTCCTGCGCGTGGTCCAGGTACGTGGGGTCACCCGTGGCCCGGTAGGCCAGCACGCCGGCGCCGATCATCGTGCCCTGGTTGTAGGACCACTGTGTCTTCTCGATGGTGCCGGCGAGGTCGACGTGGTCCCAGTACAAGCCGTTGGGAGCGAGCATGTAGCTGCGCACCCACTCGTACATCTTGAAGGCCCAGTCGAGGTAGTACTCGTCCCGCGTGGCGAGGTAGAGGTGGAAGCCCACCTCGGCGCCGGGCGCGTTGGAGCAGGTGTTGCGGTCGTTGCTCCACGTCGCCTGGGTCCAGAACACGCCGCCGGGGCACGGGTGCGTGGGATCGGTGTCCCAGCCGTAGACGACCAGGTCGAAGATCTCCGCGGCGCGTCGAAGTGCCGCCTGGTCGCCACCTGGCGTCATGTAGTGACGCTGGATGAACCCGAGCGCGTTCCACTCATTGTCGTCGTAGAAGATGTCACCACCGTGGCCGAGGGGCGGCCGCACGTACGAGTCGTAGCCCGGCGGCTCAGCCCCGGGATTCCAGTAGGCCTCGAGCGCGGTGTAGCGGTCGGCGACGTCGTCGACGTACTGCCGACCGAGGCCGGGGATCCCGGCCATCACCTGCGTCGCGATCATCGCCTGGGAGAACGGCCACACGTACGACCAGGGGTTCCCGCCTTGGCGCGGGTACTCCTCCAGGTAGAGCGAGGTCGTCGGGTCGTAGAAGTAGCGCTGCAACGCCGCGTACGTCTGCCGTGCGCGCTGTGCGTAACGACCCCGGGCGGTGGCACTGGCGGAGCTGTCCGCGTGCGCCGTCGAGGCGGCGGCCACGCCCATGGCGGCGGCCAGTCCGCCGACGAGGGCGGTACGCCTCGAGAGAGTCCTGAGGTGGTGGTTCTCCACTCGTCCTCCTGGTGCTGGGTGGACCACGTCCCCGTCACCGTGCCCATCGGACGGGCCAATCGGATGACTCGACCGGACGGGTCCGTTGGATGGGATGCTGCGAACGCGCCGCAGACGGCGGCGCGTGGTCACATCGGCAGTAAAAAGTCCTACGGACATATCAAGATGTCAAGGGATACGATCTTCGCGGCGGATATGACATCCTCGGGGCTCGCGGGGGCGGTGCACGGTGGCTGACCCATTCCTGTACGAGCGGGTCTACGACTACCTGGTGGAGGAGATCCGGCGGGAGAACCTCAAGGAAGGTGACCGCGTCCCCTCGGAGAAGGAGCTGGCCGAGCGCTTCGGCGTCAGCCGGATCACCTCCAAGCGCGCGCTCCACATGCTGGCCGAAGCCGGTCTCCTGCATCGGCGACAGGGCAAGGGCACGTTCGTCGCGAAGGACGCCCGGCGTCGGCTGGACGCTCTCTCGACGCGCACCGGAAGCGCGCGCAAGGGATGCCTGGGTCTGGTGCTGCCGGATGCCTCGGAGGCGTACGGACTCGAGTTGCTGTGCGCGATCGAGGAACGGTGTGCGGAGCTGGGCTACCACCTCGTGCTCCGTCGGACCCACGACCGACAGGAGGTGGAGGAACAGGCGATCCAGGCCCTCGTCGGCGACGGAGTCGTGGACGGGCTCATCGTCTTCCCGGTGCACGGCGAGTTCTACAACGCGAGCCTCGTCCGTCTCGTCCTCGACCGGGCGCCGTTGGTGCTCGTCGACCGTCACCTGCCGGGCATCCCGGCGTGCGCGGTCCACACCGACAACGTGGCGGCCGCCCACGCCCTCACCACCTACGTCGTCGGCCAAGGACACGAACAGCTCGCGTTCGTCTCGCCTCCGACGGAGAACACCTCCAGCATCGAGGAACGGCTCGAGGGCTACGCGTCCGCCCTGCGCGAACGCGGACTGTCCGCCAGCGCGCTGCGACGCTTCACCGACATCCACAGCACGCTCCCCAAAGGCGGCGTGCCGGAGACGACCGACCGCGCTGCCCTGCGGGCCTTCGTCGAACGGGAGCCGGAGGTGACCGGCTTCGTCGCCTGTGAGTACAGCATCGCGGTCTTGCTCTGGGAGGTGCTGACGGAGCTCGAGCTCGACGGGAGCCGGTACACGATCGCGTGCTTCGACTCCCCTCCGCCCTCCTCCCGAGCGCCGGTGTTCCCGCACATCCGCCAGGACCAGCGGGCGATGGGACGCGTCGCGGTCGACCTTCTCGTGGCCCAGCTGGCCGGTGACGAGGTCCCCCTTCGGACCGTGGTGCCCTTCACGCTCGTGGAGCCGTCACCGGCCTACGACAGCGCGCCACCCCTGGCCCGGCGGTGAGGGCGTGGGACGCCGCGTTGCCGACGTGGGCGGGTGAGTGTCGCGGCTGCTACGGGGTGGGGTGGCGGCGGGGTGTGGGTGCGCGTCCAGGTGGTGAGTGCGGCCTGGGACGGGGCCGCAGCGGTGGGATGGGGTAGGCGACGACGTCGCCGGCGCTCAGCGAGAAGGGCTTCCCGTGGTGGGCGGTACGCAACGTCCCACCCTCGAGAAGCTGGTAGATGGCCTCGTCCTTGCGAATCTGCACCTGGAGGCGGCTGTCGAGGATGGTCATCCGGAACCGGATGCCGGTCAGCTCGTCCGGCAGTCTCGGCGCGAACGTGATGGTGCCGCCGTGGTCGCGCATCCCGCCGAAGCCCGCGACGATCGCGATCCAGGCACCGGCCAGCGACGCCAGGTGCAGGCCGTTGCGAACGTTGTGGTGAGTGTCGTGGAGGTCGATCAGCGCCGACTCGGCGAGGTAGTCGTACGCCAGGTCGAGGTGACCGACTTCGGCGGCCAGGACCGCTTGGGTGCACGCGGAGAGGGAGGAGTCCCGGACGGTCAACGGCTCGTAGTAGGCGACGTTCCGAGCCTTCTGCTCGGTGGTGAACGCGTCTCCTCGCAGGTGCATGGCCAGGACCAGGTCGGCCTGCTTGACCACCTGCTTGCGGTAGAGGTCGAAGTACGGGTAGTGGAGCAGCAGCGGGTACTTCTCCGGTGGCGTGTTGGCGAAGTCCCACGCCGCGTGATCGGTGAATCCCTCGGACTGCGGGTGAACCTGCAGCGAGGTGTCGTAGGGGACCATCATGCGCTCGGCGGCGTCCTTCCACTCCTCGATCTCCTCGTCCTCCACCCCGAGCTCTCGGGCACGCTCCGGGTGCTTCTCGCAGAGGAGGGCCGCTTCGCGCAGGTTCCGCTGCGCCATCAGGTTGGTGTAGATGTTGTTGTCCTGCAGGGCCGTGTACTCATCGGGACCCGTCACGCCGTCGATGCGGAAACCACCGTGGCTGTCGCGGTGGCCTAGGGAGGCCCAGAGCCGGGCGGTCTCCACGAGCAGCTCGAGCCCGTGCTCGACCTCGAATTCCTTGTCGCCGGTGGCCCAGATGTAGCGGAGCGTCGCGTCCGCCACATCGGCGTTGATGTGGACCGCGGCCGTACCCGCCGGCCAGTAGCCGGAGCATTCCTCCCCGTTGATCGATCGCCACGGGAACGCCGCGCCAGCGAGGCTGAGCTGCTCCGCGCGGCGACGGGCCTTGTCCAGGGTGCTGTGCCGCCACAGCAGAGCGTTGCGTGCCGCGTCGGGCACGGTGTAGGTGAGGACCGGCAAGATGAACGTCTCCGTATCCCAGAAGGCGTGCCCGTCGTAACCCGGCCCGGTCAAGCCACGGGCCGGAATCGCCCGGGTCTCACCACGGGCGCCCGCCTGCAGCACGTGGAAGAGCGCGAAGCGCACCGCTTGCTGGAGCTCGGCGTCGCCTTCCAGCTCGATGTCAGCACAGGCCCAGAAGTCGTCGAGGTACGCCCGCTGCTCGTCGAGCAGGCCCTGCCAGCCGGTCTGCCGCGCGCCAGCCAGGGCGGCGTCGACCTGGGAACGCAACGCTGGGGTGGAGCGCTGGCTCGACCACCCGTACGCGAGGTACTTCGTGATCCGCAGCCGCTCACCCTTGCCCACGTCGGCGGCCACGGTGAGCCGCGCGAGGTCGCCGTCGGCCTCGATCCCCGTCTCGATGGTGGAGGGAGCATCCACCTCGTGGTCCATGCCGGCTGCCATGCGCAAGCCGGAGTTGCGCGTATGGTGAGCCAGGACGGCCCAGAAGCCCTTCGACGCGGCGAAATCTGCGACGAGTGGAGCTTGCAGGACGGCGGCCGTCCGTGGATCCCCGTTCGACGGCTCGATGGGCTCGTTCGCCAACAGGTCCGACTGCAGCACGAGCTGCATCGGTCCGTCCAACGGCTCGACCTCGTAGTGGATCGCGGCGACCGCACGTTGGGTGAAGGAGACCAGGCGCTCGGAGGTGATGAGGATGTGCCTCCCCGTCGGAGACACCCACTCCGTCCGGCGTCGAAGTGTTCCGGAACGGAAATCCAGCACACGGTAGTGGTCGAGCGCCGTGCCGTAGCGCATGTCGAGCGGCTCGTCCACGACCAAGAGCCGAATGATCTTGCCGTCGGTCACGTTGACGACGGTCTGGCCGTCCTCGGGATACCCGTACGCGGGCTCGGCGTGCGGGAGCGGACGCCGTTCGAAGAAGCCGTTGAGGTAGGTGCCAGGGATGCTCCGGGGCTCGCCTTCCTCCAGCGATCCTCGGAGCCCGATGTGGCCGTTCGAGAGCGCGAACGTGGACTCCGTCTGCTCGAGGGCTTCGACGTCCAGGCCACGCCAACACAGCTCCCACGGGGCCACCTGGTAGCCCGGCTGCGGGTTCATGCGTCCTCCTGCGTCAGCAAGGCGACGTGACGTTCCGGAGCCCTCGGGTGGAAGACGTGCTTCGTCCGAATTGCTGGTGCTCGCTGGCAAGCCGCGGGAAGCGCACGGGCTCCTGTCCCGTCGGGAGCGAAGGGACGGGTCGCCATGCCAGCGCACAACCCGCGCACACTGCCGACGGTACCCGGTTATCGCTGCGGGTTCCGGATATCGGTGAGCTCCCCTCACCGTGGGCGAGTCTTCTCCGGGGAGCCGACCAGTCGACTCCCTCGCCGTTTCTCGGCGGACTTCGCAGGGTGCGGCGGGGTCGTCGTTTCGTTCAGCACCGCGCCGACGAGGCGAAAGCGCAACCGCTTCGCGGGTCCGACAGTTGGGGAGCGTGACCATGAGACGGGGCGGGCATTAACGCGTACGGAAGCTTCCGACCATCGTCGCGACCGTGGCCAAACGCCGGACGCGACCAGGCCGACGGGGCGGCCGCGCCTCGAGGACGAGGACAGGCGGCTCCGTCACGAGGTCGGGGTGGAGGCGACGTCCGATGCGACGCTCACAGCTCAGCTTCCTGTCCCTCTTCATCGTGGCGACGAGCCTTGTCGCGGTCACGCCGGCGCAGATGCGGGCGACGATGGAGACGCTCTGGCGAGGTGACCGCAAGGCGTCCTTGCCGGAACGATGCGACCCCGAGCCCGCGGTTCAGGTCCTCGGTCCCGCGTCGACGGCGGCGCCACTCGTGGGCGCGACGGTGCTCGGGGACAAGGCCTACGTCGTCACGCGTGGTCTGCGGCCCGCCGTCCTCGCGGAGGTCGACCTGCTCACCCGGACGGTGCGTCGCACGGTCTTGCTGCCGACCGGGGAGGGCGCCTGGGCCACCACAGTCGCCGACGGCTCTGTCTACGTGGGGGTCTACGGCACCCCCGACGTCTATCGCTTCGATCCGAAGACCGGTGACCTCGCGTGGGTGGCCCGCCTCGGCTCGGCGTCCGGCTACGTGTGGGCGCTCACCACGGCGCCCGACGGCATCGTCTACGCGGCGACGTACCCTGACGGTGGGATCTGGGAGCTCGATCCCCGCGACGGCGACGCCCGGCGCATCGCCCGGCCCGTTCCGGGCGCGCAGTACGCGAGGTACGTCGCGGCGGACGACACCCACGTCTACGCCTCGGTCTACAGTCCCGGCCGGCTCGTCGCGGTGGACCGCGCCACCCACACGGTGCAGGACCTCAGTCCGCTCGGCGACGTGGGGTACGGACCGATCGCGGTGCACGATGACCGGCTGACGACGACCGCGGCGCGCACGCTCCTCAGCATGCGCACCGACGGCACCGCGGTGGAGGTGGTGGACTTCCCCACGTCCGAGGCACTCGCCGACGCGCTCGCGGTGGCCTCGGACGGCACCACCTACGTCACCACGCGGCGGTCCGGCAGCGTCTGGCAACACCGGCCCGAGAAGGCGGAGCTCGAGCTCGTCGCGACTCCCTCGGCGAGGGACGAGCATCGAGCCATCGTCCTCCTGGATGATGCGACGTTGTTCGGCGTGACCGGCAGCGGAGCGGTCTGGTGGCTGGACGTCGAGACCGGAAGCTCCGAGGTGGTCGACCTGGTGGACGCCGGACTCACTCCAGGGCCTGAGCGCCCACAGTCCATCGCGTACACGGCCGGGACGGTCGTGGTGGGCGGTCACTGGGGGATCGAGATGCACCGCCTCGCCAGCGGACGACGTGAGCGCGTTCGCGTGCCAGGGGAGCCGAAGGCCATGCTGGTGCGCGAGGGCCTCGTCTACCTCGCGATGTACCCGAGCGCGGAGATCCTCGTCCTCGATCCGGCGACGCGGCGGGTGCGTCGCTTGGGGGAGATCGGCCACGGTCAGCAGCGTCCGTGGGACATGGCCTACGACGAGCGAACGGGACTGCTCGTCGTGGTGACCGCACCCGACACCGGGGACTTGGAGGGCGCGCTGACGGTTGTCGACCCGCGGACCGGGGACGTGGACGTCTATCCCGGCGTGCTGAAGGATCAGGCCCTCATGGCGGTGGACGCCGTCGACGGGATCGCCTACGTGGGCGGCGACGTGCTCGGCGGTGGTGGAGTGCCGCCGACGCGGGGGAGCGCCTCGATCGGCGCGTTCGACCTGCGCTCCCGCCGGCTGCTCTGGGAGGTTGAGCCCCTACCTGGCCAGCGGACCGTCCAGGACCTCGTCGTGCACGACGGGCTGCTGTACGGCGTGATGAAGCGGGATCCGGGGACGTGGTTCGCCATGCACCTGCGCACGCGCACAGTGCGCCAGCGTGGCTCTCTCTCCGGCTACGGCGAGACGTTCGTCCACCGCGGACAGGTGTTCGC contains the following coding sequences:
- a CDS encoding glycoside hydrolase family 76 protein translates to MENHHLRTLSRRTALVGGLAAAMGVAAASTAHADSSASATARGRYAQRARQTYAALQRYFYDPTTSLYLEEYPRQGGNPWSYVWPFSQAMIATQVMAGIPGLGRQYVDDVADRYTALEAYWNPGAEPPGYDSYVRPPLGHGGDIFYDDNEWNALGFIQRHYMTPGGDQAALRRAAEIFDLVVYGWDTDPTHPCPGGVFWTQATWSNDRNTCSNAPGAEVGFHLYLATRDEYYLDWAFKMYEWVRSYMLAPNGLYWDHVDLAGTIEKTQWSYNQGTMIGAGVLAYRATGDPTYLDHAQDTATKALAFYAENERYFDQPARFHAIFFANLLQLSVYRPDPAYRKAMTWYADEAYRRYRDHATGLYRFEGERPVTLLEQSGMVRIEGMLAWLPRDYQSLT
- a CDS encoding GntR family transcriptional regulator; the protein is MADPFLYERVYDYLVEEIRRENLKEGDRVPSEKELAERFGVSRITSKRALHMLAEAGLLHRRQGKGTFVAKDARRRLDALSTRTGSARKGCLGLVLPDASEAYGLELLCAIEERCAELGYHLVLRRTHDRQEVEEQAIQALVGDGVVDGLIVFPVHGEFYNASLVRLVLDRAPLVLVDRHLPGIPACAVHTDNVAAAHALTTYVVGQGHEQLAFVSPPTENTSSIEERLEGYASALRERGLSASALRRFTDIHSTLPKGGVPETTDRAALRAFVEREPEVTGFVACEYSIAVLLWEVLTELELDGSRYTIACFDSPPPSSRAPVFPHIRQDQRAMGRVAVDLLVAQLAGDEVPLRTVVPFTLVEPSPAYDSAPPLARR
- a CDS encoding glycoside hydrolase family 65 protein, which encodes MNPQPGYQVAPWELCWRGLDVEALEQTESTFALSNGHIGLRGSLEEGEPRSIPGTYLNGFFERRPLPHAEPAYGYPEDGQTVVNVTDGKIIRLLVVDEPLDMRYGTALDHYRVLDFRSGTLRRRTEWVSPTGRHILITSERLVSFTQRAVAAIHYEVEPLDGPMQLVLQSDLLANEPIEPSNGDPRTAAVLQAPLVADFAASKGFWAVLAHHTRNSGLRMAAGMDHEVDAPSTIETGIEADGDLARLTVAADVGKGERLRITKYLAYGWSSQRSTPALRSQVDAALAGARQTGWQGLLDEQRAYLDDFWACADIELEGDAELQQAVRFALFHVLQAGARGETRAIPARGLTGPGYDGHAFWDTETFILPVLTYTVPDAARNALLWRHSTLDKARRRAEQLSLAGAAFPWRSINGEECSGYWPAGTAAVHINADVADATLRYIWATGDKEFEVEHGLELLVETARLWASLGHRDSHGGFRIDGVTGPDEYTALQDNNIYTNLMAQRNLREAALLCEKHPERARELGVEDEEIEEWKDAAERMMVPYDTSLQVHPQSEGFTDHAAWDFANTPPEKYPLLLHYPYFDLYRKQVVKQADLVLAMHLRGDAFTTEQKARNVAYYEPLTVRDSSLSACTQAVLAAEVGHLDLAYDYLAESALIDLHDTHHNVRNGLHLASLAGAWIAIVAGFGGMRDHGGTITFAPRLPDELTGIRFRMTILDSRLQVQIRKDEAIYQLLEGGTLRTAHHGKPFSLSAGDVVAYPIPPLRPRPRPHSPPGRAPTPRRHPTP
- a CDS encoding PQQ-binding-like beta-propeller repeat protein, encoding MRRSQLSFLSLFIVATSLVAVTPAQMRATMETLWRGDRKASLPERCDPEPAVQVLGPASTAAPLVGATVLGDKAYVVTRGLRPAVLAEVDLLTRTVRRTVLLPTGEGAWATTVADGSVYVGVYGTPDVYRFDPKTGDLAWVARLGSASGYVWALTTAPDGIVYAATYPDGGIWELDPRDGDARRIARPVPGAQYARYVAADDTHVYASVYSPGRLVAVDRATHTVQDLSPLGDVGYGPIAVHDDRLTTTAARTLLSMRTDGTAVEVVDFPTSEALADALAVASDGTTYVTTRRSGSVWQHRPEKAELELVATPSARDEHRAIVLLDDATLFGVTGSGAVWWLDVETGSSEVVDLVDAGLTPGPERPQSIAYTAGTVVVGGHWGIEMHRLASGRRERVRVPGEPKAMLVREGLVYLAMYPSAEILVLDPATRRVRRLGEIGHGQQRPWDMAYDERTGLLVVVTAPDTGDLEGALTVVDPRTGDVDVYPGVLKDQALMAVDAVDGIAYVGGDVLGGGGVPPTRGSASIGAFDLRSRRLLWEVEPLPGQRTVQDLVVHDGLLYGVMKRDPGTWFAMHLRTRTVRQRGSLSGYGETFVHRGQVFAAVYPDRIYRLGPDLSEPMVVADDLDHEWSSNPQVAPESGEDSWHGWGLQGRDLARIRLDAWCPDRATPRASAA